tatgtttattgatttattagGGCTCCTTACAGTGcctaatttaaaatatctctcaTGGGAGATCACATGATTGGATCTGGCATGCAGGCTCAAGTCCTGAAGCTCTGCTCTGCCACCAACcgctgtgtggccttggataaattacttggcctctctgagcttcgAATTCTTCATCTATAAAGAGTGAATAACATATTGTCAAACAGTATCTCTAAAAGGGTGGGCCATGGAAGGCCATGGATTGATGCATCAAAATCACGTGGGGAGCTTGTTCAAAATACCAACACTTAGGCTccaccctcagagattctgactcagtataTCCAGAAACAGTCTATGAATCTGCATATTTAGTCACTGTCCCAAGAGATTCTGAGGTATACTGAATTACTCTTATAGGGACCAGCTGATTATAGCACTTAGCTTTCTTGAAAACTATGTAGTTAGTTAATTGTAACAAATACTAAAATTTCTGtaaataattcattattattaataagccTAActctaaaatatgcatttttatatcCTAGAAATTTAACACTTTCAGTATTTGTGCTGAAAACATTTTAACTTCATAGAAAATAGGATGTCAACTTGAATAAGTAATGCTGATGGCTCATTGAATATACTTCTCATTTCTCCTTGTTTAATTAgaatcctttctgtttttttcttacacAGGAAACCACAGAATATTTGTGGGCTAGATCTAAATCAGGATTCCAGATGAACTTAAGGATGCTAGCATGGGATTCTTAGTTTTTCAAGATCCATACACACCAAACCCTTAATCACCCCAACTCCAGTGTccgggctttctctggttttgtGAAGACTGAGCAAAACTCTGATGATGGAAAAGCAAAGGACTTAATTACTTGCTTTGATATCATTTAACATCAACTGAGAAGTGAACCAGACGGTAGTACAGCCATGGAAAGAAATTCAAGTTTATGGAAGAACCTAATAGATGAACACCCAGTCTGCACCATCTGGAAGCAAGAGGCCGAAGGAGCCATCTATCATCTTGCCAGTATTTTATTTGTAGTAGGTTTCATGGGTGGCAGTGGATTCTTCGGGCTCCTTTACGTCTTCAGTTTGCTGGGGTTGGGTTTTCTCTGTTCTGCTATCTGGGCTTGGGTAGATGTCTGTGCAGCTGACATATTTTCCTGGAATTTTATATTGTTTGTCATCTGCTTCATGCGGTTTGTTCACATCGCCTATCAAGTTCGCAGCATAACCTTTGCGCGAGAATTTCAGCTGTTGTACAGCTCGCTCTTCCAGCCTCTGGGGACCTCTTTGCCCGACTTCAGAACTATTGCTATGAGCTCAGAAGTGGTTACTTTGGAAAAGGAGCACTGTTATGCCATGCAGGGGAAAACCTCCATTGACAAACTCTCCCTGCTTGTCTCAGGAAGGTTTGTACTCTTGACGCTTGCATGTCTTTCCTCTTTATTACTTACtagcttgtgtttctttctgcTGCATTTTCCATCTCAACACAGCATAGTCCTGGGCAGCATTTAGCACGCTGAGGCATGAGAAAGCCCTGACACATGAGTCATGGACATAGGCATTTAGAGTACAGGGTATTATTTACTTGAAGCAGGTTATAATTTAGAGTCTTAACATTTCTTCATAGAAATCAAATGTATGAATTGGTTTGTCTGGATATGCTCCTTGTTTCCAAGCTAATCATGAGAGTCAAGAGGATGATGCcagcttaaaataatagaatacttACGTTAGCATGCAAAGTATTTTGAACAGATTCTGATAGggcattcttttaaataataaagaacacttaaattttataatgatcatttttttcaGGAAATTCTAGCAATTGCCCACTTGCTAGAAGGGGACAtgcactatatataaaatttgaaaacaaagtttGGAGGAAGAAATACTAATGTGattattcatgttttttaaaaggttaaatattTAGTTTACAGAGGTATTTCCAGTGGTACTTCTTTATGTTCTTCAGTGTTCTCCTACTTAATTTAAAATCTGACTGAGTGCATTCAtacttttaattgaaatatattatatacacataaataagggacttccctggtggcacagtgattaagaatccacctgccagtgcaggggaaacgggtttgagccctggtccgggaagatcccacatgccatggagcaactaagcctgtgcgccacaactactgagcctgcgctctagagcccgagagccacaactactgagcctgcgcgccgcaacgaagagtagcccctgctcgctgcaactagagaaagccagtgcagcaacgaagacccaacgcagccaaaaataattagaaataaataaaagattaaatatttagTTTACAGAGGTATTTCCAGTGGTACTTCTTTATGTTCTTCAGTGTTCTCCTACTTAATTTAAAATCTGACTGAGTGCATTGaaacttttaattgaaatatattatatacacataaatgGGCACATATCATCAatgtacagtttgatgaattttctGATGAATCTTACCCACTGTTCCAGAATCCTAACCATGGGAGGAACAGCAGTACATAAATCTTAAAGGGGATTTTTGTCACTTATTGTAATGCATGAATTT
The genomic region above belongs to Physeter macrocephalus isolate SW-GA chromosome 10, ASM283717v5, whole genome shotgun sequence and contains:
- the POPDC3 gene encoding popeye domain-containing protein 3 yields the protein MERNSSLWKNLIDEHPVCTIWKQEAEGAIYHLASILFVVGFMGGSGFFGLLYVFSLLGLGFLCSAIWAWVDVCAADIFSWNFILFVICFMRFVHIAYQVRSITFAREFQLLYSSLFQPLGTSLPDFRTIAMSSEVVTLEKEHCYAMQGKTSIDKLSLLVSGRIRVTVDGEFLHYIFPFQFLDSPEWDSLKPTEEGIFQVTLTAETDCRYVSWRRKKLYLLLAQHRYISRLFSVLIGSDIADKLYALNDRVYIGKRYRYDIRLPNFYQMSSPEMSRSTLTEHFQNSRHRDK